DNA from Lonchura striata isolate bLonStr1 chromosome 5, bLonStr1.mat, whole genome shotgun sequence:
TAAAGACAGAGATGACTGGGGAGAGAAGAGGGAGGTATGGTGATTATAGAGGAAAAGATTTGCATCCAAACACAACTGATTGCATGTTTGCAGTAAAACTGTTAGAGAAGCTGTACTGAAGTCCTAGAAATTTGTACTAGTTGGCTGTTTAAGATCCACAGATCATGtatttctttgctcttttgAAGCACAAAAGTGTTTAACTGACAACGCGGATACTAATTGTTTAATACCAGGATGCTTTTGCTACCTTGCAAAAGCACACTTGCTCTGTATATTGCACTAACATGGTGCTATTGACTTTAATCTCCAAACTGAAAGCTGGGGAGAGCTAGTCAGGATGAATTTCAATTTCCACCCTAATGAAAGGAGGTGGATCTCAAAATGTTGCTGTGTTCGACTGGTTCGACTGGTTTATATGCCCTGTTTAAAGTGGAAAGCAAAATGATCTCTAAATAATAATCAAGGatgggaaagagggagagaCTTTACAAACAGATTGCTCTAGTTCTTCTGTCTTAGAGTATTTTACAAGCTATCAAGTTTTGAAGAAATTATTAGAAATCAACCCTATAATGTGTAATACTTAAACAGGAGGATATATGGAGGCCAACTGTAAAAGGAGCAAGAATCTGTATGAGAGCAAGGCAGTAACGTAGCCACTTGTCTTCTTTTCAGCCATTTAAAGTTTTGGCAACTGACACTATAACTGGAAAGGCATTAGAGGCAGATGTACACAATGCAGTTCCTACTGAAAAGGTGGATGGAACCTGCTGTTATGTAACAACATATAAAGGTAATGAAGATCCATTTGCAGATTTCTCATGCTGACTAGAACTTGTTTTACTtagtttttcacttttttttttgtatgattTATCTACAGCTGTTGTGAATTCAATACCACAAAATAATAGTTACCATAGACTTAGAAGGTGTTTCTATAGTTATTGTAGCATTTACTCTCTAAAATATATGAAGTATGACTTAAGTGAATATGAACATCCAGGAACTAATAGGAAGTTTTTAGCTTCCTATTAGTAAGTCTTCTTTGCAAACTGGGTCATGTGTCTAATTTCCTTGGGGGAGACTTACAGAAGTACAGAGGTTGGGAGGAATTGAGAAGACTGTGGTTCATTGACTCACTGGGGCTCATGCCTTCGCCTGCAGTTGTAAGGAAATTGTATTCTGCTAGGCAGGTGTGTACATAGAATCTAAAACAGATTTGGAAATTCACATAGTGTACTTTGAATTTAAATAGTGGGTGACTTTGCTTAAAAAATTTCTCTAGTGGCAAATGGGAATTCCTATCTTGCCTGTTACGTAGTTGATTTCGGTACTCTGCAGGGTATGGTCACCTCAGTAAAGTGCTCGTTTTGTCTTTGGAAACTCCTAGGACTACCCTATCTATGGGCCAGATTGGATCGAAAACCCACCAAACAAGGTGAAAAAAGGTTTAAGCAATTCTTGTATTCATTGGAAGATTGCAAAGGTTAGTGaagatttctttccttctttttgacAATGTAAGTTAGCCAGTTAGAAAAACAACTAAGCTAACACGAGAAATAATCAGTTATCCTGCTCCAGTTTTTTTAACATCACCCTTTGCATTGAAGAGCTTTAAACTGGAATAAGTAGCTAAATTTTTAATCCTAATTTTTGAACCTTTAATCTTCGTAAAGGCTAAATGCATCTTTTAACTAGCCTAATGGTAAACCACTTGAGTGTGACAGATGGTGGTACAAAGTAACTGGGACTACTGTCTGTAAAACAAGGTTTAAAGTAATTGTATTTTGATAATTGCATTGAAAGACAACTAAAGCAAAGTTGGTTAACAGTTTACCAAAACCGAAGTGTTGCATTTATGTCCAGAATTTGTTTGGAATATTGAAGAGGATTTCAAGCCTGTTCCAGATACCTGGATTCCAGCAAAGGACATAGAGTTCTCTAATGGCAATCCTTTGCCCGATGAAAATGGACATATGCCAGGTACCTATGATGCAGTACAGGTAAAACTGGGGAAAGGTGTGTGTGAATTTCTGAAGTGAATTACAATTAATTCCAGAGTTAAAAATAGTAGCTAacatattcagaaaaaaaaaaaattgttgtatCATTCATTTGCTGTCCAGAAATGCTTTGTTCTGACACATGGAAATAATTGCAGATTGCTGTACAAACTTACAGGCCTTCAGCTGAAGGCATAATTGTCACATTTGCATTCTTCTGAGATATAACAGTTTTTACTCTTTCTGTTTAGTTAACTAAATAGGGTCTTTTTAATGCATGTAACAGCTTCTAGTTTAACTGCATTTAACATCAGATATGTACTTTGGTAAAATGTAGTGTTTTCTCATAGGTTGGGTGCCCGTGGAGAAGAATAGTAAGCAGTACTGCTGGCACTCATCTGTTGTAAATTATGAGGCTGGAGTAGCACTGGTATTGAAACACCATGCTGATCCAGGGCTTCTGGAAATTAGTCCTGTGCCATTATCAGAAATTTTAGAACAAACATTGGAGCTTATTGGAACCAATATCAATGCAAATCCATATGGTAAGTTTGTATGGTCTGttcttaaatactttttttttcctagtatttTTGAGGGAAATCAGTGCATTTTCTTTGTGtaagtttttttaaagagttttcCAGTAGCAACCTTCTTAGAAAGGAGAGAAGGGGCTGGCTGAAGAAACTCTCACCCAAAAATACTAACCTTAGAAAGCTGAGTTGTCAAGGGACTAGTTATGTCTATTAAACCTCAGTTACTATAAAAATGCATTGCTTTTgcctttcaaaaaatattttgactaGGTAAACTGCTGTAAATATTACTATTAAAATACtagtataatttttaaagtttgtttctTGGAGTCTTCACTTTTTTGCATGCTCTTTTGATTAATTGAAGTAGAAAACTTCAGCTATATTTGGAGCTCCTAAAATTAGTCACAAgttgcaatttttaaattaaaaaataggaatttttttaagaaatgtaatttaGGTTAAATTTCAGTTATGGCTTCTTCCTTTAAAGGCCTTATAATGAGAAACCAATTACGTATGAGCACAAGTGAGTTctaatttctgtgttttgctgTTAGGATAACTTGCAAGGATGCATAGGAAAAATAGTCCTACCTGGTCCTAAGCATTTCCTCAGTATGTACAACAATTGCAACAAAAAGTTCTAATAGCTGTGTCCTTAAATGAAGATATATGTTAACAGGAAAAGGCAATGCAATTGTTAACAGCCCAGTTTTAAGTATTCATGAGAAGATACGCCAGATTTTCAGGAACTAAGGTGTTTGTGCCATTGGTTATGATCTGAAGTGTGAAGGATTTAGCTGGTAGCTTTATGGTGACTGGGGAGGTGACCACAATGAGAAAACAGACTACTGTATAAATCTGTGTCATGTTTATTATATACAAAGGATGCggttttaaaaacataaattaaaatgtgAGGAGAGACAGCTGCATTTGAtacttaaaaatgtaattactgTTCTGTTAAAGGCAGGATAATATTGTAGTATCTAATAGAAGTTTACCTTTACAGAGTGCTTTAAAGATGTCTGCAATAACAAAAGTGAGGGAACACAGTAACTAGAAGGAaggtatttatttctttaaatgtagGATTGGGAAACAAGAAGCACCCTGTACATCTTCTGGTCCCACACGGAGCATTTGAAATAAAGAATCCACCTGCCTTGAAGCAAAATGACAtactgtcttggtttgaaagcTGTATGGAGGGTAAAGTTGAAGGAATTGTGTGGCACTGCCATGATGGGTGTTTAATCAAGGTAAGTATGTGGATGGACATGTGGGAAAGCACTGTAAGAATTCATAAAATGTGAAGTACTGTAttcattttttgtctttttttctaaattctcTAACAGTAAATG
Protein-coding regions in this window:
- the RLIG1 gene encoding RNA ligase 1, encoding MSRRGAVQRKVPCLFVTEVKDEPSAKRERQPFKVLATDTITGKALEADVHNAVPTEKVDGTCCYVTTYKGLPYLWARLDRKPTKQGEKRFKQFLYSLEDCKEFVWNIEEDFKPVPDTWIPAKDIEFSNGNPLPDENGHMPGWVPVEKNSKQYCWHSSVVNYEAGVALVLKHHADPGLLEISPVPLSEILEQTLELIGTNINANPYGLGNKKHPVHLLVPHGAFEIKNPPALKQNDILSWFESCMEGKVEGIVWHCHDGCLIKLHRHHLGLPWPLAETYLNSQPVVISFNRTKYNYDFEPKSLFHHFSMLDGQRFDRLKDIKFDV